The following nucleotide sequence is from Nocardioides eburneiflavus.
CTGAGCCGACCGGTCGTCGACGCGCCTGGTGGCGTAGAAGCGGACGCCTGGTGCTGCGCGGTCGTCAGCACGTGCCTGCAACCCCGCCGGTCGTTCGTCTGGCGGGGTGTGGGGCGGGGTCATCGTCGGCGTGGTCGCGGGATGCCGGGTGGGGCTGGCGACTCGCCGCGGACGAGCGGCTCGAGGTCGGTGGTGCCGGTGTGGTCGCGGCGGTAGCGGTGCCCGTGCGGTGAGGTCCACGCGAACACTCCTGGGGTGGTCATCTCGTAACGCCAGGGTGAGTGGGTCTTGAGGCGGTGGTGGAACCGGCACAGGCAGGCCAGGTTGCTCGTGGTCGTCGGGCCGGGTTGGGGTCTGCCCTCGGCGTGGGCGTCGTCGTCCCACGGGATGATGTGGTCGATGTCGCAGCGCCGGGCAGGTCGGGAGCAGAACGGGAACACGCACGTGCGATCCCTCAGGATCACTTGTTCGCGGATCGTTGCCGGGACCTTCCGCGTCTGCGCGGTCAGCGTGGTGTTGAGGTCGATGACGGGCTTGATCGTGACCTCGGTGCGCGAGTCGGCGCACCAGGACTGGATCTGCTCGAGCAGGACCAGGCGTTGACCGTTCTCCATCCGGCCGGTGGGACCGAACACCGTGGTGTCGCCGGAGAAGGAGGCGTCGACGTGGGCGTGGATCACGACCGCACGGGCGACGGGCAGGTCCGGCTCGTCGGCGTCGCCGCCGGCGCCGGCGAGATCCAGAGCAGTCTGGGTCCGGGCGAGGTCCCCGAGGGCCTTGGCTCGTCGGGCGTCGAGCGGCAGCAGGGATCCGAGGGCGGCCTGGGTGGCGGCGTGGTGGGCGAGGGCGCGGTCGAGGTCGAGGGCGTCGGCGATGTCGACCTCGGCCTCGATCCGCAGGGTGCCGGCGTAGTGCACGTCGTCGGTGTCCACGGTGACGTGACGTGGGTCGACGTGCAGGTAGCCGTCCTCGGGATCCGCAGCGGGGTCGGCGGTCGCGAGGTCGTAGCGCCCGATGGTCTCGGCGACGAGCCGGTCGAGCTGCGCGGACCCGACCCGTCCGGCGACGGCGGCGACCTGCGCGTCGACGAACCCCGCGGCCTCGGCGGTGAGGGGAGGGGTGGAGTGGATGGTGGTGTCCGCGATCGCCCGGGCCCGCCAGGCGGGCACCGCACCGGCGTGGACCTGCTCCCACAACCGGGGCAGGCGGTGTCGGAGCTCGAGGGCGTGGCCGATGAGCTTCTTCGCGGCCGTGCTGGTGATTCCGAGCGTGGTGCCGAGCTCGGCCACACAGAACTCCGCCACCAACGGGGCACCCTCACCGGCGATGGGCTCCTCGTGCTGGGACCCCGGAACCGTGAACGACGCCGCCGTGTGGATCGACTCCGGCGGGTGCAGGTCCGCCCACCTGGCGGCGAGGACCAGCTGGTCGGCCGCGGCCCGGTCCTCGGCGGCCTTGCGGTCACGGATCGCTGACAGCACCTCGGCGGGTGAGAGGTCGTCTGCGACCCCTCGCGCCTCGGCGGCCACCGTCTCGATCATGCGTTTGATTGTAGTCGTCGGATGCGACAGCGGCCATGCCTGTGGACGGTTCGTGGCCCACGAAGTTCATCCTGGGAGCCGAGTGACGAGGCGTCTCGAAGGGCTCGCACCTCGACCACCGAGGTGCTGACTGCCCCTAGGCGAGCCGTCGCACCGGCAGGTGCTCCCACGGGTCCCAGCCGCCGCCGAGCTGCCGGCCGCTGACCTCGGTCCACGGGATCCGGACCACGAGGTTGCGCTGCCCGGTCGCCCACGGCCGGGGCTGCCAGGACCGGGCGATCTCGGCGAGCTCGTCCTGGTCGTCGACGAAGGACCCACGACCCCGCACGACGACGCTCCACCCGCGCTTGAGCTCGTAGTCGAACTGGTCGACCTCGAAGCACAGCTGCGCGTCGCGCCCGTAGGTGCCGAGCAGGCTGTAGGCGGTCGTACGGATCAGGATCGACTCCCCGTCGACGGCGTAGTTGACCGGGATGATGTGGGGTCCGTTGGGGGTGCCGACGGCGACCCGGCCCGCGATGCCCGACACGAGCAGGCGGGCGCAGTCCTCGCGGGAGAGGTCGTGGGTGGTGTGCATGGGAGCCTCCTGTGTCTGAGGTCCCAGCGTTGCCCGCACCGCCGACCGCGGGCAGGGTCGAAGGTCCCGACGCGACAGGGGCGGGAGTCGCTCGTCGGCCGGGAAGGGCTGACTTCGAGCGCACTCCACGTTGACCGGCAGGTCTAGCGTGGAGGACGTGACCGACGCGACCCACGTGGACGACCAGCAGACCCAGCACCCCTCACCCAGCACCCTCGGCCAGCTCCGGGAGAGCGGCCACCAGCTGAAGTCGCTGCGCCAGGAGCTGCGCGACAACCTGCTCGAGCGCCTCGCGGCCGGTGTGGACCCCTGGCCGGGGCTGCACGGGTTCGCCGACACCGTGATCCCGCAGGTCGAGCGGGCGCTGCTCGCCGGCCACGACGTGGTGCTGCTGGGCGAGCGCGGCCAGGGCAAGACCCGGCTGCTGCGCTCCCTGGTCGGCCTGCTCGACGAGTGGTCCCCGGTGATCTCCGGCTCCGAGCTCGGCGAGCACCCCTACGACCCGATCACGGTGACGTCGCAGCAGGCGGCAGCGACGTACGGCGACGACCTGCGCATCTCGTGGCGGCACCGCGACGAGAGGTACGCCGAGAAGCTGGCGACGCCGGACACGTCGGTCGCCGACCTGATCGGCGACGTCGACCCGATGAAGGTGGCCGAAGGTCGCCACCTCGGCGACCCGGAGACCATCCACTTCGGCCTGATCCCGCGCAGCCACCGCGGGATCGTCGCGATCAACGAGCTGCCCGACCTCGCCGAGCGGATCCAGGTCGCGATGCTCAACGTGATGGAGGAGCGCGACATCCAGATCCGCGGCTACGTCCTGCGGCTGCCGCTCGACGTGCTCGTGGTGGCCAGCGCCAACCCCGAGGACTACACCAACCGCGGCCGCATCATCACGCCGCTGAAGGACCGCTTCGGGGCCGAGATCCGCACGCACTACCCCCGCGAGGTCGAGCAGGAGATCGCCGTCATCGAGCAGGAGGCCGACCTCGTCGCCACCGTGCCGGCGTACCTGCTCGAGGTGCTCGCACGCTTCACCCGCCACCTGCGCGACTCCCAGTCCGTCGACCAGCGCTCCGGCGTGAGCGCCCGCTTCGCCATCGCGGGCGCCGAGACGATCGCGGCGGCCGCGCTGCACCGCGCGACCACCCAGGGCGAGGACGAGGCGGTGGCGCGCGTCGTCGACCTCGAGACCGCGGTCGACGTGCTCGGCGGCAAGATCGAGTTCGAGACCGGCGAGGAGGGCAGAGAGAGCGAGATCCTCACCCACTTGCTGCGCACGGCCGTCGCCGAGACGGTGCGTGCCCACCTCGCGGGCATCGACCTGCGCCTGCTCGTCGAGGCCATCGAGGAGGGCGCCATGGTCGGCACCGGCGCGCGGGTCGGCGCCCGCGACTTCCTCGCCGGGCTGCCGGTGCTGGGGGAGTCGGACCTCTACGACGTGGTGTGCGAGTGCGTCGGCGCCACCAACGACGGTGAGCGTGCCGCCGCCATCGAGCTCGCCCTGGAGGGCCTCTACCTCGCGCGCAAGATCGGCAAGGACACCGACGGCGGCGAGACCTTCTATGGCTGACGTTCCCTCGGTGGTTGAGGTGCGAGCGCAGCGAGCCTCGAAACCACGCGTCCGCCAGGGCACCGTCGCGGACATCCCCGCCTTCCGAGCCCTCGGCGAGGCCGTCGTGCCGCCCACCTACGGCCCGATCGACGAGGCGTACGCCCAGCGGATGCTCGACGAGTGGTGGATCCCGGAGGTCTTCGAGAAGTCACTGGCCCGCAACGCGCACCTCGTCGCCGAGTGGGACGACGAGGTCGTCGCGCTGGCCGACCTCGGCCGGCTCTCGCAGTCCTACCGGCAGTTCCCGCACGTCACCGGCGACCGCGAGGTGATGTGGAAGCTCTACGTGCACCCCGACCACCACGGTCGCGGCATCGGCAGCCGGCTGCTCGCGGAGGTCGAGTCGATGGTCGAGGGCGAGGAGCTGTGGCTCGAGGTCGTCGACGGCAACGACCAGGCCTACGACTTCTACGTCGCCCGCGGGTTCCGTGAGGTCGAGCGGGTCACCGACCGGCAGTGGCCCGACGACGTGTGGATGCGCAAGACACTGGGGACGAGGCCGCGATGAGCCGGTTCCGCAAGTACGACGGTGGCGACCCGCTCGCGCCGCCGGTCGACCTCGCCGAGGCGCTCGACGCCATCGGCCAGGACGTGATGGCCGGCTACTCGCCCGAGCGCGCGATGCGGGAGTTCCTGCGCCGCGGTGGCACCGACCAGGCCGGGCTCGACGAGCTCGCTAGGAAGGTCGCCGAGCGGCGCCGCGAGATCCTCCAGCGCAACAACCTCGACGGCACGATGCGCGAGGTCCGCGAACTGCTCGACAAGGCCGTCCTCGCCGAGCGCGGCCAGCTCGCCCGCGACATCACGATGGACGACGGCGACCGCGCGTTCCGTGAGCTCATGCTCGACAACCTGCCCACCTCCACCCCGGCTGCAGTGAGCGAGCTGGCGTCGTACGACTGGCAGTCCAGCGAGGCGCGCGAGGCCTACGAGCAGATCAAGGACCTCCTCGGACGGGAGCTGCTCGACCAGCGCTTCGCCGGCATGAAGCAGGCGCTCGAGGGGGCCACCGACGAAGACCGCCAGGCCGTGCAGGAGATGCTGTCCGACCTCAACGACCTGCTCGAGAAGCACGCTGCCGGCGGAGTCACGGACGAGGAGTTCCGCGACTTCATGGACAAGCACGGCGACTACTTCGCCGACTCGGACGGGCGCACCCCGCAGGACATGGACGAGCTGCTCGACCAGCTCGCCCAGCGCGCGGCCGCGGCCCAGCGGATGCTCAACTCCATGACGCCCGAGCAGCGCCAGGAGCTCATGGAGCTGTCCCAGCAGGCGTTCGGCTCGCCTGCGCTGATGGAGCAGCTGGCCCGGATGGACGCCCACCTGCAGGCGCTCCGACCGGGCGAGGACTGGTCGGGGTCGGAGTCGTTCGAGGGAGACCAGGGGATGGGTCTCGGTGACGGGACCGGGGCGCTCCAGGACCTCGCCCAGCTCGACGCCCTGGCCGACCAGCTCGCCCAGTCGCACCACGGCGCCCGGATGGACGACGTCGACCTCGACGCGCTGGCCAGGCAGCTCGGCCCCGACGCGGCGGTGGCGGCGAGGACCCTCCAGGAGCTCGAGCGGGCGCTGCGCGACAGCGGCTACCTCAAGCGCGGCTCCGACGGCGAACTGCGGCTCTCGCCCAAGGCGATGCGCCAGCTCGGCAAGGCGCTGCTGCGCGACGTCGCCGACCGCATGAGCGGGCGCTCGGGAACCCGCGAGACCCGTACGACGGGGGTGGCCGGCGAGCCGACCGGGTCGAGCCGGCGGTGGGAGTTCGGCGACACCGAGCCGTGGGACGTGCCGCGTACGATCACCAACGCGGTCCTGCGGGACGGAGGCGCGTCCCCCGTCAGGATCCAGGTCGACGACATCGAGGTCACCGAGACCGAGGCCCGCACCCAGGCGGCCGTGGCGCTCCTCGTCGACACGTCGTTCTCGATGGCGATGGACGGGCGCTGGGTGCCGATGAAGCGCACCGCGCTCGCGCTGCACCAGCTCGTCCGGTCACGCTTCCGCGGCGACGACCTCCAGCTCATCGCCTTCGGCCGGCACGCCCAGGTGATGGAGATCGAGGAGCTCACCGCGCTCGACGCCCGCTGGGACAAGGGGACCAACCTGCACCACGGGCTGCTCCTCGCCAACCGGTTCTTCCGCAAGCACCCCAACGCCCAGCCCGTCCTGCTCGTCGTCACCGACGGCGAGCCGACCGCGCACCTCGAGGCCGACGGCGAGGTCTGGTTCTCCTACCCGCCGCACCCCCTGACCATCGCCCACTCCGTGCGCGAGCTCGACGCAGCGGCCCGGCTCGGCGCGCAGACCACGTTCTTCCGCCTCGGCGAGGACCCCGGCCTGGCGCGATTCATCGACTCGATGGCCAGGCGGGTCGACGGTCGCATGGTCAGTCCCGAGCTCGACGACCTCGGTGCGGCGGTCGTCGGGTCCTACCTCGGCTCGCGCGGTCCCGCGTCGTCCTACCGCGAGCACTTCGGGGACTTCTACGGCGGGGGTCGCGGGTTCTGGGTCTGAGGGCCAGACTTCCCCCATGCCCCGTCTCGTGCAGGTCGCGCAGCGCGCGACCGACCTCGCCGCCACCAGCGCCTTCTACGCCGAGCTGCTCGGAGTCGAGCCGGTCGCCACCTTCGACCCGCCCGGGCTGGCGTTCTTCGACCTCGACGGCGTACGTCTCCTCCTGGACCGCGGCGCCCCGTCGGCGCTGATCTACCTGCCCGTCGACGACATCGACGCGGCCGTCGCCGGGCTGCGGGAGAAGGGCGTGGAGATCACCGCGGAGCCGCACGTGATCTTCGGGCACGACGACGACACCCTCGGCCCGGCCGGCACCGACGAGTGGATGGCGTTCTTCACCGACCCCGAGGGCAGCACGGTCGGCCTCGTCGAGCAGCGCCCGCGCTGACGACGGCGGACCAGCGTGCCGTCACTGCGTGCCGGCAGCCTCCAGCATCCGCAGCAGCTCTGCGCCCATGTGCTCGATGACGGCGTCGAGCGCCTTCTTCGGGCGCACCATGACCGTGAAGTCGACGATCCGGCCTTCGTCGTCCCAGGTGATCATGTCGATCCCGGAGACGTCGAGGCCGCCGACCTCGGTGCGGAACTGCAGCACCGCCGAGTCCTCGCCGAGCCACTCGCGCTTGTAGGCCAGCTGCGGCCCGAGGACCGTGAAGGCGGCGGTGAGGTAGCCGACGACGGTGTCGCGGCCGACCTGGGGCGTGTGCACGGCGGGGCTGCGGAAGACCGCGTCCTCCGCGACGAGGCCGGGCAGGCCGGCCGGGTCACGACTCTCGACCACGGCGTGCCAGCGGGCGAGGGCGGCGGCTGCATCCATGCGCGCCATCGTGCCACCACCGCGACCGCGCCGCCCGTACGCCTCCGTGGTCCCGCCGCGTCAGCGCGGGCTGTGTCCCGCCGCCTCGACCTCCCCGGTGGGGTAGTCCAGTGGGTTGTGGTCGTCTTCCGGCGTCCCGGAGCGGTAGTCCAGTGGGTTGTGGTCGTCTTTCGGTCGGATCCCAGCCACATCTCGCTGGACTACCCACCTGCCCATCCAGATCTCACTGGACTACCCCGAGGAGGCGCGGGCGGGCGGGCACGCGGGCGTACGGCCCTCAGCTGACGGCGAACCCCGGCAGCGACTCCTCGAGGATCTCCCGGAAGGGGATGCTCGCGCTGAGCTGGCTGAGCAGGCCGATGGCGCCGATCCAGGTGCGGTGGATCAGCAGGTAGGACGTCGGCAGGTTGAGCTTCATCGCGAGGGTGAACGCCTCCGAGCGCGGGTCGTTGACCCGCTCGAACTGCTCGCGCATCCAGTCGCGGGTGAAGGTGAAGCGCTCCTGGGCGGCGGGCTCGACGAAGGGCGCGAGGTAGTCCAGCACCTGCCGCGGGTCGACCTCGATCCGGTCCTTGATGAAGCCCTCCGCCCGGAGGCCGGCCACCAGCGACTCGTCGTCGTTGTCGAGCGCGATCCGCATCAACCGGCCGGTGGCGGGCGGCATGCGACCCTCCTCGAGCCGGGCGACGGCGCCGAAGTCGAGCACCCCGAGCCGGCCGAGCCCACCGTCGGCCGCGGGGATGACGCGGAAGTTCCCGGGGTGCGGGTCGGCGTGCAGCATCCCCGTGCGCACCGGTCCCTCGAAGAGGAACCGCACGAAGATCTCGCCGTAGTGGTCGCGCTCCTCCTGCGTGCCCTCGCGGATCACGTGCGCCAGCGAGTGCGCGGAGTCCAGCCACTCGGTCACGAGGACCTCCTCGCCCACCGCGACGACACCGGGGACCACGATGTCCGGGTGGTCGGCGAAGGCCTCGGCGTACGCCGACTGGGCCTCGGCCTCGAGGTGGTAGTCGAGCTCGTCGGCCGCGCGGGCCTGGAGCTCGGCGACGAGCGGCTTGATGTCGAGCCCGGGGAACACCGGGGCGACGCCGCGGGCGAGCCGGGCGATCTGCCGCAGGTCGGCCATCAGCGCCTCGCCGGCGCCGGGGTACTGGACCTTGACCGCGACGTCGCGCTCGGCGCCGTCACCGACGTGGTCGAGCCACCGGCCCCGGTGCACCTGCCCGATCGAGGCCGCCGCGGTGGGCGCCCCGTCGAGCCAGACCAGCCGTTCCTTCCAGTCGGCACCGAGGTGGGTCGTCAGCTGCTGGCGCACCGTCGCGGTCGGCATCGGCGGAGCGGAGTCCTGCAGGGCCGTCAGGTGCTCGCGGTAGGGGGCGGCGACCTCGTCCGGGAGCGCCGACTCGAGGACGCTGAGGGCCTGGCCGAACTTCATCGCTCCGCCCTTGAGCTCACCGAGCGTGCGGAAGAGCTGCTCGGCGGTGCGCTGCTGCATCTCGCTCAGCACCGCGTCGGCGGGCTTGCCGCCGAGCCGCTTGCCGAACCCCACGGCCTGGCGCCCGGCGTACCCGAGGGGGAGGGCGGCGAGACGGGCCGTACGGGCGGCGGCCTTGCGGGGGAGCTCGGTCATGGGGCCCATTGTCCCTGCCCGCACAACGCGTACTCCGGACTCGACTACCGGGCGCGGCTTACGACTCGTCCCGGACCGGGCGTGACCTGCCACACGCTCGCTCGATGAGCGGGCGATGACCTCGACCTCTCGGGAGGAACACGTGCACTCGACCGCGCGTCTCAAGCCCCTGCTCGCCTGTGCGGCGAGCGTCCTCGTGGCCTCGGCCACCTTCGCCGTCGGCGGCACGGCCTCCGCAGCCGGCCCGTCGGCGCAGCAGGCCAACGTCTCCGACTTCCTCGCCGGTCAGCTGGCCGGCCTGACGGGCAGGACGACCGTGATGGTGCACGGCACCTCGATCTCCGCGGCCCGGCAGGCCGTGTCGGGCACCGGCATGACGAAGACCGGTGAGTTCGAGGCCGTCGGCGTCGTGGTCGCCAACGCGTCGAAGAGCCAGATCCAGGCCGTACGCAGCGCGCCGGGCGTGACCTACGTCGAGGGCGGGGCCCAGCCGATCGAGTTCTTCCAGGAGACCTCCAACACCGCGACCCGTGGCGCCGAGGCGGCCGCGACGCTCACAGGAGCCGACGGCTCGCCCCTCACCGGCACGGGCGTCAGCGTCGCCGTGATCGACTCCGGCATCGATCCCACCCATCCCTACTTCAAGGAGGCCGACGGCTCGAGCGCCGTCGTCGCCAACCTCAAGGCGCTCTGCGAGCCGCTGACCGAGACCTGCTCGGTCCAGCGCGTCCCGGGCTCCGTCGACACCGACACCCTCTCGGTGGGCGGCCACGGCACCCACGTCAGCGGCATCGTGGCCGGGCGCCCGACCACGCTGACCGACGGCGGAGAGCTCCAGGGCGCAGCTCCCGGCGCCAAGCTGGTGTCGATCTCCACCGGCGCCGGCATCGTGATCCTCGGTGCCGACTCGGCGCTCAACTGGGTGCTGGAGAACCACGAGGCGCCCTGCGGCGCCGGTGTGCCGGCCTCGACCTGCCCGCCGATCAAGGTCACCAACAACTCCTACGGGCCCTCCGGCGGCGGTGAGTTCGACCCGGAGTCGGCCACCGTCAAGCTCCAGCGCGCGCTGGCCGCCGAGGGCGTCGTCACCGTCTGGGCCGCCGGCAACGACGGCGGCGACGGCTCGGAGAGCCTGACCAACCCGCCCGGCCAGGACCCCACCGGCGGCATCCTCTCGGTCGCGTCCTACTACGACCAGGACACCGGCACGCGTGACGGCGTGGTCTCCGACTACAGCTCGCGCGGCCTCGAGTCCGACGCCTCGACGTGGCCCGACATCTCCGCCCCGGGCGAGAACATCACGTCCTCGTGCCGCCTCTACCTGGCGATCTGCTCGACCGGGCTCGACTTCCGCAACGGCCCCGGAGCGCTCGACATCGGCACCTTCAACACGATCAGCGGCACCTCGATGGCGGCCCCGCACATCGCCGGCATCGTCGCGCAGCTGTTCCAGGCCGACCCGTCCGCGACCCCGGCCGACATCGAACGGGCGTTGAAGGTCTCGGCCCACAAGTTCACCGACGGCGCCGCCTACGAGGCCGGTGACGGCGGGACCACGTCGTACGACAAGGGCCACGGCCTCGTCGACGTCGTGGCGGCAGTCGCGGCCCTGGGGTGAGCACCACCTCACCACTGGGCTGAACAGACCCTCTCCAGGGGGAGGGTCATCGCGCAACAGGGGCGCGATGATCGGCGGGCGGGAGTTCTCGGACTCCCGCCCGCCTTCGGCATTTGGTTGGGTGGAGCCATGGACA
It contains:
- a CDS encoding HNH endonuclease signature motif containing protein — protein: MIETVAAEARGVADDLSPAEVLSAIRDRKAAEDRAAADQLVLAARWADLHPPESIHTAASFTVPGSQHEEPIAGEGAPLVAEFCVAELGTTLGITSTAAKKLIGHALELRHRLPRLWEQVHAGAVPAWRARAIADTTIHSTPPLTAEAAGFVDAQVAAVAGRVGSAQLDRLVAETIGRYDLATADPAADPEDGYLHVDPRHVTVDTDDVHYAGTLRIEAEVDIADALDLDRALAHHAATQAALGSLLPLDARRAKALGDLARTQTALDLAGAGGDADEPDLPVARAVVIHAHVDASFSGDTTVFGPTGRMENGQRLVLLEQIQSWCADSRTEVTIKPVIDLNTTLTAQTRKVPATIREQVILRDRTCVFPFCSRPARRCDIDHIIPWDDDAHAEGRPQPGPTTTSNLACLCRFHHRLKTHSPWRYEMTTPGVFAWTSPHGHRYRRDHTGTTDLEPLVRGESPAPPGIPRPRRR
- a CDS encoding pyridoxamine 5'-phosphate oxidase family protein, translated to MHTTHDLSREDCARLLVSGIAGRVAVGTPNGPHIIPVNYAVDGESILIRTTAYSLLGTYGRDAQLCFEVDQFDYELKRGWSVVVRGRGSFVDDQDELAEIARSWQPRPWATGQRNLVVRIPWTEVSGRQLGGGWDPWEHLPVRRLA
- a CDS encoding sigma 54-interacting transcriptional regulator, with amino-acid sequence MTDATHVDDQQTQHPSPSTLGQLRESGHQLKSLRQELRDNLLERLAAGVDPWPGLHGFADTVIPQVERALLAGHDVVLLGERGQGKTRLLRSLVGLLDEWSPVISGSELGEHPYDPITVTSQQAAATYGDDLRISWRHRDERYAEKLATPDTSVADLIGDVDPMKVAEGRHLGDPETIHFGLIPRSHRGIVAINELPDLAERIQVAMLNVMEERDIQIRGYVLRLPLDVLVVASANPEDYTNRGRIITPLKDRFGAEIRTHYPREVEQEIAVIEQEADLVATVPAYLLEVLARFTRHLRDSQSVDQRSGVSARFAIAGAETIAAAALHRATTQGEDEAVARVVDLETAVDVLGGKIEFETGEEGRESEILTHLLRTAVAETVRAHLAGIDLRLLVEAIEEGAMVGTGARVGARDFLAGLPVLGESDLYDVVCECVGATNDGERAAAIELALEGLYLARKIGKDTDGGETFYG
- a CDS encoding GNAT family N-acetyltransferase produces the protein MVEVRAQRASKPRVRQGTVADIPAFRALGEAVVPPTYGPIDEAYAQRMLDEWWIPEVFEKSLARNAHLVAEWDDEVVALADLGRLSQSYRQFPHVTGDREVMWKLYVHPDHHGRGIGSRLLAEVESMVEGEELWLEVVDGNDQAYDFYVARGFREVERVTDRQWPDDVWMRKTLGTRPR
- a CDS encoding VWA domain-containing protein, which produces MSRFRKYDGGDPLAPPVDLAEALDAIGQDVMAGYSPERAMREFLRRGGTDQAGLDELARKVAERRREILQRNNLDGTMREVRELLDKAVLAERGQLARDITMDDGDRAFRELMLDNLPTSTPAAVSELASYDWQSSEAREAYEQIKDLLGRELLDQRFAGMKQALEGATDEDRQAVQEMLSDLNDLLEKHAAGGVTDEEFRDFMDKHGDYFADSDGRTPQDMDELLDQLAQRAAAAQRMLNSMTPEQRQELMELSQQAFGSPALMEQLARMDAHLQALRPGEDWSGSESFEGDQGMGLGDGTGALQDLAQLDALADQLAQSHHGARMDDVDLDALARQLGPDAAVAARTLQELERALRDSGYLKRGSDGELRLSPKAMRQLGKALLRDVADRMSGRSGTRETRTTGVAGEPTGSSRRWEFGDTEPWDVPRTITNAVLRDGGASPVRIQVDDIEVTETEARTQAAVALLVDTSFSMAMDGRWVPMKRTALALHQLVRSRFRGDDLQLIAFGRHAQVMEIEELTALDARWDKGTNLHHGLLLANRFFRKHPNAQPVLLVVTDGEPTAHLEADGEVWFSYPPHPLTIAHSVRELDAAARLGAQTTFFRLGEDPGLARFIDSMARRVDGRMVSPELDDLGAAVVGSYLGSRGPASSYREHFGDFYGGGRGFWV
- a CDS encoding VOC family protein, which codes for MPRLVQVAQRATDLAATSAFYAELLGVEPVATFDPPGLAFFDLDGVRLLLDRGAPSALIYLPVDDIDAAVAGLREKGVEITAEPHVIFGHDDDTLGPAGTDEWMAFFTDPEGSTVGLVEQRPR
- a CDS encoding nuclear transport factor 2 family protein, yielding MDAAAALARWHAVVESRDPAGLPGLVAEDAVFRSPAVHTPQVGRDTVVGYLTAAFTVLGPQLAYKREWLGEDSAVLQFRTEVGGLDVSGIDMITWDDEGRIVDFTVMVRPKKALDAVIEHMGAELLRMLEAAGTQ
- a CDS encoding ABC1 kinase family protein gives rise to the protein MTELPRKAAARTARLAALPLGYAGRQAVGFGKRLGGKPADAVLSEMQQRTAEQLFRTLGELKGGAMKFGQALSVLESALPDEVAAPYREHLTALQDSAPPMPTATVRQQLTTHLGADWKERLVWLDGAPTAAASIGQVHRGRWLDHVGDGAERDVAVKVQYPGAGEALMADLRQIARLARGVAPVFPGLDIKPLVAELQARAADELDYHLEAEAQSAYAEAFADHPDIVVPGVVAVGEEVLVTEWLDSAHSLAHVIREGTQEERDHYGEIFVRFLFEGPVRTGMLHADPHPGNFRVIPAADGGLGRLGVLDFGAVARLEEGRMPPATGRLMRIALDNDDESLVAGLRAEGFIKDRIEVDPRQVLDYLAPFVEPAAQERFTFTRDWMREQFERVNDPRSEAFTLAMKLNLPTSYLLIHRTWIGAIGLLSQLSASIPFREILEESLPGFAVS
- a CDS encoding S8 family serine peptidase — translated: MTSTSREEHVHSTARLKPLLACAASVLVASATFAVGGTASAAGPSAQQANVSDFLAGQLAGLTGRTTVMVHGTSISAARQAVSGTGMTKTGEFEAVGVVVANASKSQIQAVRSAPGVTYVEGGAQPIEFFQETSNTATRGAEAAATLTGADGSPLTGTGVSVAVIDSGIDPTHPYFKEADGSSAVVANLKALCEPLTETCSVQRVPGSVDTDTLSVGGHGTHVSGIVAGRPTTLTDGGELQGAAPGAKLVSISTGAGIVILGADSALNWVLENHEAPCGAGVPASTCPPIKVTNNSYGPSGGGEFDPESATVKLQRALAAEGVVTVWAAGNDGGDGSESLTNPPGQDPTGGILSVASYYDQDTGTRDGVVSDYSSRGLESDASTWPDISAPGENITSSCRLYLAICSTGLDFRNGPGALDIGTFNTISGTSMAAPHIAGIVAQLFQADPSATPADIERALKVSAHKFTDGAAYEAGDGGTTSYDKGHGLVDVVAAVAALG